From Proteiniborus sp. MB09-C3, the proteins below share one genomic window:
- a CDS encoding IPT/TIG domain-containing protein, whose translation MKQWRKLTAIIMMTVMLLLQGANLAMAVDIGGGATVTRIKYQVVRDENYNITQALVEFTGENLLNKVVLFSTDQGTQAMGKKLLQYENFLQYSFTPEEVGRFTGEVRIGTGIFNLDLGNFPTIDSTTRIVNVSSNGSLIINGRNLDQFKEVGDYVVRGEYGKAGQYKTFGESNPDSNTITVTNATPPGDKGLQSIRLIKEKKAGATVDPAIIVEYNYNNIFSFVSDIDVNDIEMYPNTGSKGDQVYFRSEEFTKAYDVYFFKTLDGTEGFSDKNRAIFKGFVPKSNESPALLTVEVPQGVALGRHYVVLAETINNQVVAQKVIKKGTEFVEYTVVDATNRPRITDVYPGRGPDIGGTPVGIEGRNLLRSSINPSELTIDYSESNREIKLSTDKQEVTVTYNAATYQGKEAIVIRNAKVQIGSKVVFQETESGKPRVDIGSTSDKLYIITPKVDDANISPQKEVLIEITTVVKEKDTNKEYVFEERALWDRRFIFDPSSLIPSIDNITPSRVQVIEGQLKDDTLISIKGKNFLVNRYMDDHGDAIINYPRILIKTANDIDTNNYEFMIQKRNGEAKAYYRDGGGDLVEITGAEIVVLDDADRIIDGTVGREVGTRLLVRLPKEVPATIGMKNLQITNPTRESNEAGQSNIKIDALEFITTNDSPEIDEVVPNIVPVDGGQEIQVKGSNFLEGVKVFIDGKEVPGVSRDIAPQGDKFILRFKAPKGREGTTQLLVMNPSGGMAVAEFIYVQTLQKDPQISGFSPNKGGNGTLVFVKGDNFLKPDPTTRDTSGIGIYRLIGTRILLDGKDINSYYTVGNNIALQPYQSNPDPSKAGPLLKNEGPMGVKLADYYHSLILVEEGTDKYYTFEIDAGERIVLSDGVQNTYKGFRFSGADGKYIAAKNGLEYEVEIQSGTGADGDKLIITNNGTSTTLKIMTPYAISDGIITGNRVQVLSRSEIIFYVPQLGTEKWYDLSVQNPDTKIDTRTGQNGFYYFKQPKKNPTIISLEPSQGSADGGYAVDIIGEDFEDNGIDKSRVFIGGVEVPKADVIVSTDQKKITIRKMPAYSGDLKKESESGRKTVPVVIVNSDGGNAYLQEGFTYVIPTSNPRINRIAPDKGNAAGGEIVRIFGSDFRFFEPYEDANGNAKYDKGERFENINGDIDSDGNPVWTNLEGKKIEDLSDKDKLILPRVYFGKEQAEIIEFSDGYLVAKLPKAEKGAVDVFLVNNDFGVSNKVKFTYEATNPRINSIVPAVGKKQGGDKIELNGVDFAQSELQIYIEGTDASGTQNIETVEMPLVHFGDIKDRRISNRHIPVTDASGQGGSIVNGKAKVDIGNLSVDYDATSGTKKLTLSITKEEKSFNFTVNGYDDTVKYVNIISLKDSEGKSYDGAYEMVRIEVDRLERKLIVERGYTPYHSNMSFSSNQISLYSPSYHSIGTVPITLFNPDGGQATGKFEYRNPDSKPQITNITKDGRDPQLGKINNQDMKVHQISYRGGNILSIIGSDFRENATIQIGDVLTFAPDKIEYQLPDRLRVTMPAVNENLVGRLYRVTVINEDGASASSDKLTPPIYIQIIKGESAPTIESITPDRGPVKGGTVVTIKGKDFRETMDGYEGKRISVYFGEVKVPDKDVKFIDYKTLEVITPPNVPGKVDVKVENPDGELAQPIGSFTYLSSPTISAVVDPLDSRETTRITSISVEGGQTIKLKGSSFAAGARVVFAPVLKKAEKDQENNANAININGEWYILESGSNGTEVNVLDSETITVKTPPNKEGEKGVIVINPDKGASEIYQDIVYGLPKLQPPMGVEAELVYDRYIKVHWLEAEGAKGYEIYVVINDRKTEYIGNTTLTSFVYQELEPNTRYRFIIKTIGEYGLSIASDESNTVRTGKVVGPPDTDGGITESTTTSKSGDTVNVSIGTEDYYKKDIVVDLTKIEYAGINKAIITLPAEIVAAKDSRNITVIGPDYALIFNPNVFAYSDVLANSDKKDSGIRFTIEKNKGDTKTGSETVLSNQYLLYADFFTGKSSTKMEGLISAIDLTLEYDSAKADLRRTKEVYLGRYNDYNSSWESIATEKRGFNSSIKATINKLGIYTIFGKRG comes from the coding sequence ATGAAACAATGGAGAAAATTAACCGCCATTATAATGATGACAGTAATGCTACTGCTTCAAGGGGCTAATTTAGCTATGGCAGTAGATATTGGTGGAGGGGCAACAGTCACTAGAATAAAATACCAGGTAGTAAGAGACGAAAATTATAATATTACACAGGCTTTAGTCGAATTTACTGGAGAGAATTTATTAAACAAAGTAGTACTATTCTCAACAGATCAGGGAACTCAAGCTATGGGCAAAAAGCTGCTTCAGTATGAAAACTTTTTGCAATATAGCTTTACGCCTGAAGAAGTAGGACGTTTTACTGGAGAAGTTAGAATAGGCACAGGAATATTTAATCTAGATTTAGGCAATTTTCCTACTATAGATTCTACTACTAGGATAGTTAATGTCAGCTCAAATGGGAGCTTGATTATCAATGGGCGAAATCTTGATCAATTTAAGGAAGTAGGGGATTATGTAGTACGTGGGGAATATGGCAAGGCAGGGCAATACAAAACTTTTGGGGAGAGTAATCCAGATTCTAATACAATCACTGTTACAAATGCAACACCTCCTGGAGATAAGGGACTTCAAAGCATAAGGCTAATAAAAGAAAAAAAGGCTGGAGCGACGGTAGACCCAGCAATCATAGTGGAATACAACTATAACAACATATTCAGCTTTGTAAGCGACATAGATGTAAATGATATTGAGATGTATCCTAATACAGGCTCTAAAGGCGATCAGGTGTATTTTCGTTCAGAGGAATTCACAAAAGCCTATGATGTATACTTTTTTAAAACCTTAGATGGAACAGAAGGATTTTCTGACAAAAACAGAGCTATATTTAAAGGCTTTGTTCCTAAATCTAATGAAAGTCCGGCACTTCTGACAGTTGAAGTACCGCAAGGAGTGGCATTAGGAAGACATTATGTAGTATTAGCAGAAACTATAAATAACCAAGTAGTAGCACAGAAGGTTATAAAAAAAGGTACTGAATTTGTTGAATATACTGTAGTAGATGCTACCAACCGCCCTCGTATCACTGATGTATACCCAGGGAGAGGACCAGATATAGGGGGTACACCTGTAGGTATCGAAGGAAGAAATCTTTTAAGGTCTAGTATCAATCCTTCAGAACTTACTATTGATTATTCTGAAAGCAATCGAGAAATTAAATTATCTACAGATAAACAAGAGGTTACAGTTACATATAATGCTGCTACATATCAAGGAAAAGAAGCAATTGTGATACGTAATGCAAAAGTGCAAATAGGAAGCAAGGTAGTTTTTCAAGAGACTGAATCAGGAAAACCAAGGGTTGATATTGGCTCAACTAGTGATAAGCTTTACATAATCACGCCGAAGGTAGATGATGCAAATATAAGTCCTCAAAAAGAAGTGCTTATAGAGATTACAACTGTTGTTAAAGAAAAAGATACCAACAAAGAGTATGTATTCGAAGAAAGGGCATTATGGGATAGGCGCTTCATATTTGATCCTAGCTCATTGATACCTAGTATAGACAATATAACACCTTCAAGGGTACAAGTTATAGAAGGGCAATTAAAAGATGATACCTTAATTTCTATCAAAGGTAAAAACTTTTTAGTTAATAGATATATGGATGATCATGGAGATGCTATTATAAACTATCCGCGTATTTTGATAAAAACAGCCAATGATATAGATACCAACAATTATGAATTCATGATACAAAAAAGAAACGGCGAGGCTAAGGCATATTATAGAGATGGCGGAGGAGATCTTGTAGAGATTACTGGGGCAGAGATAGTAGTCCTAGACGATGCAGACCGTATAATAGATGGCACTGTAGGTCGAGAAGTAGGTACCAGACTTTTAGTGAGGTTACCTAAAGAGGTACCTGCTACTATAGGAATGAAAAATCTCCAAATAACTAATCCAACCAGAGAATCTAATGAAGCTGGACAATCTAATATAAAAATTGATGCATTAGAATTTATCACAACAAATGATAGTCCAGAAATAGACGAAGTAGTACCTAATATTGTGCCGGTAGACGGGGGACAGGAGATACAGGTCAAGGGGAGCAACTTCCTTGAAGGAGTTAAAGTGTTCATCGATGGAAAAGAGGTACCAGGAGTAAGCAGAGATATTGCACCTCAAGGTGATAAATTTATTTTACGGTTTAAGGCTCCAAAAGGAAGAGAGGGTACTACTCAGCTATTAGTTATGAACCCATCTGGTGGGATGGCAGTGGCAGAGTTTATATATGTTCAAACCCTGCAAAAAGACCCTCAGATTTCTGGCTTTTCTCCAAATAAAGGAGGAAATGGCACATTAGTATTTGTAAAGGGAGACAATTTCCTAAAACCTGATCCAACCACTAGAGATACTTCAGGCATAGGTATATATAGATTAATAGGTACAAGAATATTATTAGATGGTAAAGACATCAACAGTTACTATACAGTTGGAAACAACATAGCATTACAACCATATCAGTCTAACCCAGATCCAAGCAAAGCAGGTCCTCTACTTAAAAATGAAGGGCCTATGGGAGTAAAGTTAGCAGATTACTATCATAGTCTAATACTAGTAGAAGAAGGTACAGACAAGTACTATACCTTTGAGATAGATGCGGGAGAACGAATAGTACTTTCAGACGGAGTTCAGAATACTTATAAAGGCTTTAGATTCAGTGGAGCTGACGGAAAGTATATTGCTGCGAAAAATGGATTAGAATATGAAGTGGAAATTCAGTCAGGTACAGGAGCAGATGGAGATAAGCTTATCATCACTAACAATGGAACTAGTACGACGTTGAAAATAATGACCCCATATGCAATAAGTGATGGAATCATCACAGGAAATAGAGTTCAAGTATTGAGTCGTAGTGAAATAATTTTCTACGTTCCACAACTAGGAACTGAAAAATGGTATGACCTTTCTGTACAAAATCCAGATACGAAAATAGACACACGTACAGGACAAAATGGGTTCTACTACTTTAAACAGCCCAAGAAAAATCCAACCATTATCAGCTTAGAGCCATCTCAAGGTTCTGCTGATGGAGGTTATGCTGTAGACATTATAGGTGAGGATTTTGAAGACAATGGAATAGATAAGAGCCGTGTGTTCATTGGAGGAGTAGAAGTACCTAAAGCAGATGTAATAGTTAGCACAGATCAGAAAAAAATAACTATTAGAAAAATGCCTGCATACTCAGGTGATTTAAAGAAAGAATCAGAAAGTGGAAGAAAAACAGTACCTGTAGTCATAGTAAATAGTGATGGGGGAAATGCATACCTACAAGAAGGATTTACCTATGTAATACCTACTAGTAATCCTAGAATAAATCGTATAGCTCCTGATAAAGGTAATGCTGCAGGAGGAGAGATAGTAAGAATATTTGGTTCTGACTTCCGTTTCTTTGAACCTTATGAAGATGCAAATGGTAACGCCAAATATGATAAAGGTGAGAGATTTGAAAATATAAATGGTGATATAGATTCAGATGGAAACCCTGTATGGACTAATCTAGAAGGGAAAAAAATAGAAGACCTAAGCGATAAAGATAAATTGATACTTCCAAGAGTTTACTTTGGAAAAGAACAGGCAGAGATCATTGAGTTTTCTGATGGTTATTTAGTTGCGAAGCTACCTAAAGCAGAAAAGGGAGCAGTAGATGTATTTTTGGTAAATAATGATTTTGGCGTTTCCAACAAGGTGAAATTCACATATGAAGCAACGAATCCACGAATAAACAGCATAGTACCAGCTGTAGGGAAAAAACAAGGTGGAGACAAGATAGAATTAAATGGAGTTGACTTTGCCCAGAGCGAACTTCAGATATATATAGAAGGAACTGATGCTTCTGGAACGCAAAATATAGAAACAGTGGAAATGCCTTTAGTTCACTTTGGAGACATTAAAGATAGAAGAATATCTAATAGACATATACCTGTAACAGATGCCAGTGGTCAAGGAGGCAGTATAGTAAACGGAAAGGCCAAGGTAGATATTGGAAACCTATCTGTAGACTATGATGCTACTTCAGGCACTAAAAAGTTAACCCTATCAATAACTAAGGAAGAAAAAAGCTTTAATTTTACTGTAAATGGATATGATGATACAGTGAAATATGTCAATATAATTAGTTTAAAAGACAGTGAAGGTAAATCCTATGATGGTGCATATGAAATGGTTAGGATAGAAGTAGATAGGCTTGAGAGGAAGCTTATTGTTGAAAGAGGATATACTCCATATCATTCAAACATGAGTTTTTCAAGCAACCAAATTAGCCTGTATTCTCCATCATATCATTCCATAGGTACAGTTCCTATAACCCTATTTAATCCTGATGGAGGCCAAGCTACAGGCAAATTTGAATACAGAAACCCAGACAGTAAGCCTCAAATAACAAACATCACAAAAGATGGTAGGGATCCACAATTAGGCAAGATAAATAATCAGGACATGAAAGTGCACCAAATATCCTATAGAGGTGGGAACATATTATCTATCATAGGAAGTGACTTTAGAGAAAATGCCACAATCCAAATAGGAGATGTGCTTACATTTGCGCCAGATAAAATAGAATATCAGCTTCCAGATAGACTTAGAGTAACTATGCCTGCAGTAAATGAAAACCTAGTAGGCAGACTATATAGAGTAACAGTAATCAATGAAGATGGAGCCTCGGCATCATCTGATAAGCTAACACCGCCTATATATATACAGATAATAAAAGGAGAATCAGCACCGACTATAGAAAGCATAACTCCAGATAGAGGACCAGTAAAGGGCGGAACTGTAGTTACTATAAAAGGAAAAGACTTTAGAGAAACAATGGATGGCTACGAGGGCAAGAGAATATCAGTATACTTTGGAGAAGTGAAAGTACCTGATAAAGATGTAAAGTTTATAGACTATAAGACATTAGAAGTCATTACGCCTCCAAATGTGCCGGGAAAAGTAGATGTAAAAGTAGAAAATCCAGATGGAGAGCTGGCACAGCCAATAGGCAGCTTTACCTACCTAAGCTCGCCTACCATATCGGCAGTAGTAGATCCCCTAGACTCTAGGGAGACTACAAGAATAACCAGCATATCGGTAGAAGGTGGACAGACTATAAAGCTTAAAGGTTCAAGCTTTGCAGCTGGAGCTAGAGTAGTATTTGCACCGGTACTGAAGAAAGCAGAAAAGGACCAAGAAAACAATGCAAATGCAATAAACATTAACGGAGAATGGTATATACTAGAGTCAGGCTCCAATGGTACAGAAGTAAATGTACTAGACTCAGAGACCATTACAGTTAAAACACCACCCAATAAAGAGGGTGAAAAGGGAGTCATAGTCATTAATCCTGACAAAGGTGCAAGTGAAATATACCAGGACATAGTCTATGGATTGCCAAAGCTGCAGCCACCTATGGGTGTAGAGGCAGAGTTAGTATATGACAGATATATAAAGGTCCATTGGCTAGAAGCAGAAGGAGCAAAGGGCTACGAGATATATGTGGTGATTAATGATAGAAAAACAGAATACATAGGAAATACCACTCTCACTTCCTTTGTATATCAAGAGCTAGAGCCTAATACAAGATATAGATTTATAATAAAGACTATAGGAGAATATGGACTATCCATAGCTTCAGATGAAAGCAATACAGTTAGAACTGGTAAGGTGGTAGGTCCTCCAGATACAGACGGTGGAATCACAGAAAGCACTACAACCAGTAAGTCTGGTGATACAGTGAATGTAAGCATAGGCACAGAAGATTATTATAAAAAAGATATAGTAGTAGATCTGACCAAAATAGAGTATGCAGGAATTAACAAAGCCATCATAACATTGCCTGCGGAAATAGTAGCAGCAAAAGACTCAAGAAATATAACCGTAATAGGACCAGACTATGCATTGATATTTAATCCAAATGTCTTTGCATACTCAGACGTCTTAGCAAACAGTGACAAAAAAGACTCAGGCATTAGATTTACTATAGAAAAAAATAAAGGTGACACTAAGACAGGAAGTGAAACAGTACTATCAAACCAATATTTACTATATGCTGACTTCTTTACAGGAAAGAGCAGTACTAAAATGGAAGGGCTAATATCAGCCATAGACCTAACTCTGGAATATGACAGTGCAAAGGCAGACCTAAGAAGAACAAAAGAAGTTTATCTAGGAAGATACAATGACTATAATTCATCCTGGGAAAGCATAGCAACTGAAAAAAGAGGATTTAACAGTTCAATAAAAGCAACCATAAACAAACTTGGAATATACACAATATTTGGCAAGAGGGGGTAG
- a CDS encoding S-layer homology domain-containing protein codes for MFKKATSFLLVFVIMFSSMAFATDIDKQRQESAEKLIAMGILTGFEDGSLRLEENITREQFATLAVKLLNKESEAEKLKKDSIFKDVKKDRWSVGYINVAVNQGLIVGRGDGTFAPSANITHGEILTILVRLLGYTNTVDPNKKWPQNYVDKAKELGIDIANGIDPSAPAIRGDVVVYIDKSLIVKLNGVSRK; via the coding sequence GTGTTTAAAAAGGCTACAAGCTTTTTACTAGTATTTGTGATTATGTTTAGCTCTATGGCTTTTGCTACTGACATAGATAAGCAAAGACAAGAGTCTGCCGAGAAGCTAATAGCTATGGGAATACTAACTGGCTTTGAGGATGGCTCCTTAAGACTTGAGGAAAACATAACTAGGGAACAATTTGCTACTTTAGCTGTTAAGCTGCTTAACAAGGAAAGTGAAGCAGAAAAGCTTAAGAAGGATTCCATATTTAAGGATGTCAAAAAAGACCGATGGTCAGTTGGATATATCAATGTGGCTGTAAATCAGGGTCTTATAGTAGGCCGTGGTGACGGTACCTTTGCTCCAAGTGCTAATATTACACATGGAGAAATATTGACTATTTTAGTTAGACTTCTTGGATATACAAATACTGTAGATCCAAATAAGAAATGGCCTCAAAACTATGTGGACAAGGCTAAAGAGTTAGGTATTGATATAGCGAATGGTATTGACCCTTCTGCTCCTGCTATCAGGGGAGATGTGGTGGTATATATTGATAAAAGTCTTATAGTTAAGCTAAATGGAGTGAGTCGAAAGTAA
- a CDS encoding FAD-dependent oxidoreductase, with protein MFLHKDNVNNPTNLERYSIMEELLINSRRDPRELPGIVNALSPPADITSIAKPGTFKNKKVAIIGAGAAGLSAAFQLRKLGFDITIFEARENRVGGRIYTYYFNSENYGELGAMRIPVSHETTWHYINLLGLNTRPFVQVNPNAFIYVKNTRVRNDPEGENVKREIYPKFRMKNWERQLSWTELLGYAMDTPLLEMSPELRIELLHIRKITNSVINYWDYFNHRQVMEKLGLSSGAINMLNSVSPFTRLLLYYSYIETAMENSSLSSSIMYEIVGGNSLLPLALYKSLTSPNPKEYTGIEAKDLGKIDIRMGTWVEGICRLEQRNKVGIIHNNKKNLGAKKEDFDYVVCAIPFSTLRNVDINPLFSNRKMEAIMEVNYTLAQKTLLFCNKRFWQEQGIMGGGSFTDLPISTLWYPSDGKSTAQPGVFIASYNLELDAIRFGNLPRFLKLEELKNQVERVHGLPYGYLDRVVIDWKYLNWHDESWSLGAFCYFLPEQRRLFLYAMGVPEYNNKVFFAGEHVSVTHGWMNGALQTGMKAANDLAIEAVCHSEPSHKGNSN; from the coding sequence ATGTTTTTGCATAAAGATAATGTTAACAATCCTACCAATCTTGAAAGATATAGTATTATGGAAGAATTGCTTATAAACTCAAGAAGAGATCCTAGGGAGCTTCCTGGTATAGTAAATGCTCTAAGTCCTCCTGCTGACATAACGTCTATTGCTAAGCCAGGTACCTTTAAAAATAAAAAGGTAGCCATAATTGGTGCAGGTGCAGCTGGACTATCTGCTGCCTTTCAGCTAAGAAAGCTAGGCTTTGATATAACCATATTTGAGGCTAGAGAAAACCGCGTTGGCGGAAGGATATATACTTATTATTTTAATAGTGAAAACTATGGAGAGCTGGGAGCTATGAGAATTCCTGTATCTCATGAAACTACTTGGCATTACATTAACCTTTTAGGCTTAAACACCCGTCCTTTTGTTCAGGTAAATCCAAATGCTTTTATCTACGTTAAAAATACCCGTGTTAGAAATGATCCTGAGGGTGAAAATGTAAAGCGTGAAATATATCCTAAGTTTAGAATGAAAAACTGGGAGAGACAGCTTTCTTGGACCGAGCTTCTAGGCTATGCTATGGACACCCCATTGCTTGAAATGTCTCCTGAACTACGTATAGAACTACTGCATATTAGGAAAATAACTAATAGTGTAATTAATTATTGGGATTACTTTAATCATAGGCAGGTTATGGAAAAACTAGGTTTGAGCAGTGGAGCTATAAATATGCTTAACAGTGTATCTCCTTTTACTCGTCTCCTTTTATATTATAGCTATATTGAAACAGCCATGGAAAATAGCAGCTTATCCTCTAGTATTATGTATGAAATTGTTGGAGGAAACTCCTTACTTCCTTTGGCCCTATATAAATCTTTAACTAGTCCTAATCCTAAAGAATATACTGGTATAGAAGCCAAGGATTTAGGTAAAATAGACATTAGAATGGGCACTTGGGTAGAAGGAATTTGCAGACTTGAGCAAAGGAACAAGGTTGGCATAATCCATAACAACAAAAAAAATCTTGGAGCAAAAAAAGAAGACTTTGACTATGTAGTATGCGCCATACCTTTCTCTACTTTAAGAAATGTAGACATAAATCCACTTTTCAGCAATAGAAAGATGGAAGCAATTATGGAAGTTAACTATACATTGGCTCAAAAGACTCTTTTATTTTGTAATAAAAGATTTTGGCAAGAGCAAGGGATAATGGGCGGAGGCTCTTTTACTGATTTACCTATATCAACTCTATGGTATCCATCAGATGGAAAAAGTACTGCTCAGCCTGGTGTGTTCATTGCATCATATAACCTTGAGCTTGATGCCATAAGGTTTGGTAATCTGCCTAGATTCTTAAAGCTTGAAGAATTAAAAAATCAGGTTGAAAGGGTTCATGGTCTTCCATATGGGTATTTAGATAGAGTAGTAATAGATTGGAAGTATCTAAATTGGCATGATGAGTCTTGGTCATTAGGAGCCTTCTGCTATTTTCTGCCTGAGCAAAGAAGATTATTTTTATACGCTATGGGAGTACCTGAGTACAATAACAAGGTTTTTTTTGCTGGAGAGCATGTTTCTGTTACTCATGGATGGATGAATGGTGCTTTGCAGACTGGTATGAAGGCTGCTAATGATTTAGCTATTGAAGCAGTCTGTCATTCTGAACCTTCCCATAAAGGCAATTCTAACTAA
- the nagB gene encoding glucosamine-6-phosphate deaminase, producing the protein MRIMIVNDYEEMSKKAAHIIASQIVLKPNSILGFATGSTPINTYKELINLYKNGVIDFSEVTSFNLDEYFELSKDNPQSYDYFMKANLFNHINIDDDRINIPNGMTDNIERECAEYEKKMKEAGGIDLQLLGIGRNGHIGFNEPADHFQSDTHLVQLDDDTIEANSRFFDSVDEVPTKAISMGIGSIMRAKKILLFASGTGKAEAIYDTVKGPITPRVPASILQLHPDVVIIADKEAASRL; encoded by the coding sequence ATGAGAATAATGATTGTTAATGATTATGAGGAAATGAGTAAAAAGGCTGCTCACATTATTGCAAGTCAAATTGTTTTAAAGCCTAATAGTATTTTAGGCTTTGCTACTGGCAGTACTCCGATAAATACATATAAGGAACTAATTAACCTTTATAAAAATGGAGTTATTGATTTTTCTGAAGTGACATCATTTAATCTAGATGAATATTTTGAGCTGTCAAAGGATAATCCGCAAAGCTATGATTATTTCATGAAGGCAAATCTTTTTAATCATATCAATATTGATGATGATAGAATAAATATTCCAAATGGAATGACTGACAATATTGAGAGAGAATGTGCTGAATATGAGAAGAAAATGAAGGAAGCAGGCGGCATAGACCTGCAATTACTTGGTATAGGCAGAAATGGGCATATAGGCTTCAATGAGCCTGCTGATCATTTCCAGTCTGATACTCACCTTGTTCAGCTAGATGATGATACTATTGAAGCTAACTCTAGATTTTTTGATTCTGTTGATGAGGTGCCTACAAAGGCCATTAGTATGGGGATAGGCTCTATAATGAGAGCTAAGAAAATACTGCTTTTTGCAAGTGGTACTGGAAAAGCAGAAGCTATTTATGATACTGTGAAAGGCCCTATTACTCCAAGAGTGCCAGCATCAATTCTTCAGCTCCATCCTGATGTGGTTATAATTGCTGATAAGGAAGCGGCTAGTAGGCTGTAA
- a CDS encoding type II toxin-antitoxin system RelE/ParE family toxin, which yields MKCKVYFTEAALQDLKRLPMKLQEKCLDMLDKLENNLHLGQALENKNGRDLTGYYKIYFDNARYRIVYKKCEKKIEVEEIIITAKIAEIWGIGPRHNENIYKMVAQRIQNKG from the coding sequence ATGAAGTGTAAAGTATATTTTACAGAAGCAGCATTACAAGATCTTAAAAGGCTTCCAATGAAATTACAAGAAAAATGCCTAGACATGCTAGACAAGCTAGAAAATAACCTACATCTAGGACAAGCCCTAGAAAATAAAAACGGAAGAGATTTAACAGGATATTATAAGATTTATTTTGATAATGCCAGATATCGAATAGTCTATAAGAAATGCGAGAAGAAGATAGAAGTCGAAGAAATAATAATTACTGCAAAGATTGCAGAAATATGGGGTATAGGGCCTAGACATAATGAAAATATTTATAAAATGGTTGCCCAAAGGATACAAAATAAGGGTTGA
- a CDS encoding OAM dimerization domain-containing protein: MDNIQKVDLTKVKPYGDTLNDGMVQLSFTLPVPYGDEAKEAARILVRQMGFEEPNVVHASDLGIGYTHFVVYGKCQHTVDFTKIEVPKVEVDSMTMEEVEEYIKQNVKKEITIVGACTGTDAHTVGIDAIMNMKGYAGHYGLERYKGINAINMGSQVPNEELVARAIEENADAILVSQVVTQKNVHIPNLTQLVELLEAEGIRDKIILCCGGPRITHELAKELGYDAGFGSGSYADDVATFIVTEIVNRNLV, from the coding sequence ATGGATAATATTCAAAAAGTAGATTTGACAAAAGTAAAGCCCTACGGAGACACACTAAATGACGGGATGGTTCAGCTTTCTTTCACTCTTCCAGTTCCATATGGAGATGAAGCCAAAGAAGCAGCCAGAATATTAGTCAGACAAATGGGCTTCGAAGAACCAAATGTAGTTCATGCATCGGATTTAGGCATAGGATACACACATTTTGTAGTGTATGGAAAATGTCAGCATACAGTAGACTTTACAAAAATAGAAGTGCCAAAAGTAGAAGTAGATTCTATGACTATGGAAGAAGTTGAAGAATATATAAAACAGAATGTAAAAAAGGAAATAACAATAGTAGGAGCATGTACAGGAACAGATGCCCATACTGTAGGCATAGATGCCATCATGAACATGAAAGGGTACGCAGGGCATTATGGCCTTGAAAGGTATAAAGGTATAAATGCAATAAACATGGGAAGTCAGGTTCCAAATGAAGAACTAGTAGCAAGGGCTATAGAAGAAAATGCAGATGCGATACTAGTATCCCAAGTAGTTACCCAGAAAAATGTTCATATTCCAAATCTAACGCAATTAGTAGAACTACTTGAAGCGGAGGGGATTAGAGATAAAATAATCCTATGCTGTGGTGGACCAAGAATAACTCACGAGCTAGCAAAAGAGCTAGGCTACGATGCAGGCTTTGGATCAGGCTCATATGCAGACGACGTAGCCACATTTATAGTGACAGAAATAGTTAATAGAAATCTTGTGTAA